The genomic segment CCTTGCGCAGCTACGTCACCACCAAGCTGGACCGGATCACCCGGCATTTTGACCAGGTTGTCGATGTCAAGGTGCTGCTGACGATAGAAAAACAAAAGGAGAAAGAAAAACGCCAGCGAGCGGAATGCAACATCCATGTCAAAGGCTGTGACCTGTTTGCCGAAAGTTCCCACGCCGACCTGTACGCGGCGGTCGACGAACTGGTCGACAAGCTCGACCGCCAGGTAGTGCGCCACAAGGATCGCTTGCAGGACCACCACCACGAAGCCGCCAAGCGCGAATTGCACGTGTAGAGGATGCGCCTCCCGCCTGCGGCAGGCAACCGCCCACCCGGGCGGTTTTTTTATTGCCTGGCTTGCCCGGCCGGCGCGACAATACCTGTGCATAATTTGTTACTCCTGACCATGAACCGACTTGCCGCCATCCTGCCCTCTGCCCAAGTGCTCGTGAGCGTGGACGCCACCAGCAAGAAGCGCGTTTTTGAAGAAGTGGGCCTGCTGTTCGAGAGCCAGCACGGCCTCTCGCGGGCGTTGATCACCGACAGCCTGCTGGCGCGCGAACGCCTGGGCTCCACCGGCCTGGGCCATG from the Verminephrobacter eiseniae EF01-2 genome contains:
- the hpf gene encoding ribosome hibernation-promoting factor, HPF/YfiA family, which translates into the protein MNLTISGHHLEVTPALRSYVTTKLDRITRHFDQVVDVKVLLTIEKQKEKEKRQRAECNIHVKGCDLFAESSHADLYAAVDELVDKLDRQVVRHKDRLQDHHHEAAKRELHV